GGATCACATGCAGCGGCGTGTTTTCGAGCGGCGCCCGCATCGGCGGCTTGTCGAGGAAGGCGTCGAGCAGCCCGCCATCGGTCAGAAACGGCAGGATGCGCGGGGCGATGCCGCCGGCGATGTATACGCCGCCGCGCGGCAGCAGTCCCAAGGCGAGGTCACCGGCCTGGCTGCCGTAGATGCGCGCGAACAGGCGCAGCGTTTCCCGGGCCACCTTGTCCGAGCCGGTGTCGGCGCGCTGGGTGATGTGGGCGGCGGGATCGCCGCCGCCGAGCGCGGTCAGGGCCTCATCGGGATCATGGTCCAGTTCCTGATGCAAAAAGGCGTAGATGCGGGCGATGCCGTGGCCGCTGAGCAGATGCTCGCGGGTGCAGCGGCCCTCGCGGCTTTGCACGAAGGTCCACAGCCGGGCCTGCTGCTCGTCGGCTGGTGCGAAGCCGGCGTGCCCGCCCTCCCCGGGCATGACTTCGCCGTCGGCGCTCATGGTACAGACCCCCAGGCCGGTGCCGGCCCCGACGATAAGGCGCGGGCCGCCCTGCGCGGCGCCCTGCAAGGTGCGCAGCTCCTGCGGACCCAGATGGGGCAGGGCGTAGGCAATCGCGGCGAAGTCGTTGACCAGTTCCACCGTCGCGCCGCCGAGCGCGGCGGTGAGCGTGCCGCTTTCCAGCGACCAGGGCAGGTTGGTGAGGCGTGCACGGCCGTCGCTGACCGGGCCGGCGACCGCCAGACAGGCGGCGGCGATGTCGTGCGGCTCGGCCCCGGTTTGTTCGAAGAATGCCGCCAGCAGGTCTTCGAAGCGTTCGTAGTCGCTGCTCGGAAGACGCTCCTGATGCAGCGTCCGGGGCAGGCCGTCCACGATCTCGGCGACATTCAGCAGGGTCTTGGTGCCGCCGACATCGGCTGCCAGTACCTTCATGACCTGATCTCCTCGGCGGCCGCAGCGTCCAGCCACCACGACACCCGCCCCTGCGGGGCGAGTTGTTGTACAGGATAGTTGCGGTGCTCGCCGCGCTCGATGGCGCCGATGACCGGCGCCTTTTCCGCACCGCAGACCAGAAAGGCCAGTTCGCGGGCGTGCTCCAACACGGGACGGGTGAGGCTGACGCGATTCATGCGCTGTTGCGGCACGAATCCCGCGACTACCGTTTGTTCTGTCTCGGCCAGCAGGGTGCTGTCCGGAAACAGCGAGGCGGTATGACCGTCCGGACCGATGCCGAGCAGGATCAGATCGAACACCGGCCAGCCCTCGGCCTGCGGCAGGGTGGTGAGCAGTTCGGCATAGGCCGCGGCGTCCCGCGCAGGCGCTTCCGGATGGTTCACCATGGGGTGAATCTGTTCAAACGGAATCGGCAGGGCATCGAGCATGGCCTCGCGCGCCATGCGGTAGTTGCTTTGTAGATCGTCCGGGGGCACGCAGCGTTCGTCACCGAAGTACACATGCCATTTGCTCCAGTCGCTGCCATCCGCGTGGGCCGCCAGCCGGCGGTAAAGGGCGGCGGGGGTGTGCCCGCCCGCCAGGGCGACATGGAATGCGTCATGCAGGGTGAAGGCGTGGTGCGCGCGCTCCAGCAGGTGCTGCGCACCCGCCTCGGCCAGGTGCTCGGCGTCGGGGTAGATCTCCGCCTCGCTGAGTTTCACGCGTCCTCCGGCGGACGGTCGGTGAGCCGGTTGGCGAGGCGCACGTAGTCGGCGACGGACAGGGTCTCTGGACGCTGGGTCGGGTCGAGCCCGGCGGCCTCGATGTCAGTGCTGTCGGCCAGGCCCTTGACCGCGTTGCGCAGCGTCTTGCGGCGCTGGGTGAAGGCCTGGTTCACCAGACGGCTCAGCAGGGCCGGGTCGATCGCCCGCCAGGGCGGTTCCGGGTACGGGGTCAGGCGCACGAAGGCCGAGTCCACCTTGGGCGGCGGTGTAAAGGCGCCGG
The Gammaproteobacteria bacterium genome window above contains:
- the pgl gene encoding 6-phosphogluconolactonase, with amino-acid sequence MKLSEAEIYPDAEHLAEAGAQHLLERAHHAFTLHDAFHVALAGGHTPAALYRRLAAHADGSDWSKWHVYFGDERCVPPDDLQSNYRMAREAMLDALPIPFEQIHPMVNHPEAPARDAAAYAELLTTLPQAEGWPVFDLILLGIGPDGHTASLFPDSTLLAETEQTVVAGFVPQQRMNRVSLTRPVLEHARELAFLVCGAEKAPVIGAIERGEHRNYPVQQLAPQGRVSWWLDAAAAEEIRS
- the glk gene encoding glucokinase; this encodes MKVLAADVGGTKTLLNVAEIVDGLPRTLHQERLPSSDYERFEDLLAAFFEQTGAEPHDIAAACLAVAGPVSDGRARLTNLPWSLESGTLTAALGGATVELVNDFAAIAYALPHLGPQELRTLQGAAQGGPRLIVGAGTGLGVCTMSADGEVMPGEGGHAGFAPADEQQARLWTFVQSREGRCTREHLLSGHGIARIYAFLHQELDHDPDEALTALGGGDPAAHITQRADTGSDKVARETLRLFARIYGSQAGDLALGLLPRGGVYIAGGIAPRILPFLTDGGLLDAFLDKPPMRAPLENTPLHVILDPEVGLKGAVYRACQIGKA